CTCTTTAGGAGAATTAGCCACAGGACTCATCACCAGAATCACGGGCATGTCGAGAATGACGAGTCTTGGCACCCAGTTAATGCCCCATCTTTCATCCTCGTTTAAAACTTGGGATTAATTAGTGAAAGCtaattcttcttgctcttctgcTTGCAGTTGCCTGAGAATTTATATAGGAGTTTGGATTCTTTAACCAAGATGCTTCGCTTCACACTGCCGTTCCCCTTGCTTGCTTACCCTTTATACCTGGTGAGCAACAAAGCAGATATTAATTACATTTCGATTATGCTCAGACTTAATCTCGAACTCTTGACAGTGGGGGAGGAGCCCTGGGAAGTCTGGTTCGCATTTCCACCCGAGTAGTGATTTATTTGTTCCTAGCGAGAGGAAGGATGTGAGAACATCGACTATCTGTTGGACAGCAATGGCGGTGATCCTTGCAGGGTTAACCTTTGTGATCGGTCCTATTCAGATGCTTAAGCTTTACGCTGTTCCATATGGGGTTGGTTTCTCTCTGTTCTTCTTTCCATCTTTCTGTGAATAGACACGGCAGCCGGATGATGATGAAATCCCTTGGTTCCAAAATAGATTTTTGTCATGTGGCTGGATCTTGTGACATACTTGCACCATCATGGACACGAGGAGAAGCTGCCTTGGTACCGTGGAAAGGTATGAAGTAATTTCAAATAGCCAAATGTCATTCTGCTGTTTTGATTGCTAGAGAAATTAACAACCATAATCTAGTTTCTTTGTTGTCAGAAGAGCAAATCTTGTTGTCTGATAATCTCGTGCTCTTGTTATATGCCAGGAGTGGAGTTATCTTAGAGGAGGATTGACTACACTCGATCGAGATTATGGATGGATTAACAATATCCACCACGATATTGGGACGCATGTGATACATCATCTCTTCCCACAGATACCGCACTACCATttaatagaagctgtgagtactGCCAGCTTTCTCCTTAGTCAGTTCTCGCATGGCTATATTCGACAAGCGTTGCTCATAAAAAAAACTTGTGTTCTTGCATCAGACTGAGGCAGCAAAGCCCGTGCTTGGAAAATACTACAGGGAACCAGCAAAATCTGTTCCTTTGCCATTTCACCTATTTGGGGTCCTTCTAAGGAGCATGAAACAAGATCATTATGTTAGTGATACTGGAGACATTGTTTACTATGAGACTGATCGCCAACTAAGTGTGGCTTCTGAAGCCGAGTGACTTtagtaaatcaaatcaaatcttgGATGCCTGTGCCGCCACATTCTTTTCTCTTTCATTATCAGAGAGATGTCTCTGTCTCATTTGATGTATTTACTACGTAATTACCCTGGAAGTGTATCGATTTATGTTGCCTATATGGCCTCGTCAACATTTTAGAAGCTATTAGTCATTGAGGTAAGACGTCCAAGGAGAAAGAAATGTATTAATTGTAGCTCCCTTTGCTCCTTATTGTCATTTGGTTTCATAACTTTCATGAGTTCCCGAGGATGAGAATCATAACTTTCGTACCGTTATTATTGAAGATAATGACTGGCCTTGGTTGATGAAGCGTCTTATCTTTCTGATGTGACA
This genomic stretch from Zingiber officinale cultivar Zhangliang chromosome 7A, Zo_v1.1, whole genome shotgun sequence harbors:
- the LOC122000948 gene encoding omega-3 fatty acid desaturase, chloroplastic-like, with translation MASWPLSQRCVFRPLPAASPRPKSGSSPASGLFPPSRGPLPSAVPGFSRGAAGGIDIRRSLGRWEWAFRVSAPSRVAPLEGERESRRRSEEPTVASGGDEKEEAFDPAMPPPFGLAEIRAAIPKHCWVKDPWRSMSYVVRDVVAVLGFAAAAAYINSWIAWPLYWVAQGTMFWALFVLGHDCGHGSFSNDPKLNSVVGHLLHSSILVPYHGWRISHRTHHQNHGHVENDESWHPLPENLYRSLDSLTKMLRFTLPFPLLAYPLYLWGRSPGKSGSHFHPSSDLFVPSERKDVRTSTICWTAMAVILAGLTFVIGPIQMLKLYAVPYGIFVMWLDLVTYLHHHGHEEKLPWYRGKEWSYLRGGLTTLDRDYGWINNIHHDIGTHVIHHLFPQIPHYHLIEATEAAKPVLGKYYREPAKSVPLPFHLFGVLLRSMKQDHYVSDTGDIVYYETDRQLSVASEAE